A genomic stretch from Eretmochelys imbricata isolate rEreImb1 chromosome 24, rEreImb1.hap1, whole genome shotgun sequence includes:
- the SLC27A3 gene encoding LOW QUALITY PROTEIN: long-chain fatty acid transport protein 3 (The sequence of the model RefSeq protein was modified relative to this genomic sequence to represent the inferred CDS: inserted 1 base in 1 codon; deleted 1 base in 1 codon), which yields MYLAGAAAAAAALLWLQRRLWPHLWADARFLLRALRCRRRVLRGAAGCSLAQRFASLARAAPQRLFLRFEARSFSYGQAERASRRVANALRAWRGPGGPLLPGQTVALLVGNEPGFVWAWLGLARLGAVPAFLGTGLRRGALLHCLRGCGARALLVARDLCDSVEPLLPTLQELGVVVWVWGPGPCPPGVTSLQELVEEASEEPVPPDLSTPRDMMDTCLYIFTSGTTGLPKAARISHHKSIMCLGFYRLVGASSKDVIYVALPLYHMSGSLLGIVGCIGIGATCVLKRKFSASQFWGDCQHYGVTVFQYIGELCRYLVNQPKREGERNHSLHLAVGSGLRPDVWREFLQRFGNIRIVETYGMTEGNITFFNYTSTLGAVGRGSFLYKLFSPFELVRYDVLRGAPVRDAAGWCQRVSPGETGLLIAPVTPQNPFLGYAGGRELSEHKVLHGVFTAGDAYFNTGDLMVHDAAQFVYFRDRTGDTYRWKGENVATTEVAEALAALDSLQEVNVYGVAVPGSPGHDPDLQTAQGASGQRGLRPHAPPRPAVPAGRRLGGLRAPDPAALGGRHLGGCPDITPSPHPPRAPSGWGSPGETTSPSMHGSAPLHVGSCSPPWPHLGALLPAAAWPGPGLWGAACPRXGTGGNRAQVAAGKDFFPCCALPPLHPMFFTS from the exons ATGTACCTggccggggcggcggcggcggcggccgcgcTCCTCTGGCTGCAGCGGCGGCTCTGGCCGCACCTGTGGGCGGACGCGCGGTTCCTGCTGCGGGCGCTGCGCTGCCGGCGCCGGGTGCTGCGGGGCGCGGCGGGCTGCAGCCTGGCCCAGCGCTTCGCCAGCCTGGCGCGGGCGGCCCCGCAGCGGCTCTTCCTGCGCTTCGAGGCGCGGAGCTTCAGCTACGGGCAGGCGGAGCGGGCGAGCCGGCGGGTGGCGAACGCGCTGCGCGCCTGGCGCGGCCCCGGGGGGCCCCTGCTGCCCGGCCAGACCGTGGCGCTGCTGGTGGGCAACGAGCCCGGCTTCGTGTGggcctggctggggctggcccgGCTGGGGGCCGTGCCCGCCTTCCTGGGCACCGGCCTGCGCCGCGGGGCGCTGCTGCACTGTCTGCGGGGCTGCGGGGCGCGGGCGCTGCTGGTGGCGCGCG atCTGTGTGACTCTGTGGAGCCCCTGCTGCCCACCCTGCAGGAGCTGGGCGTTGTGGTGTGGGTGTGGGGCCCGGGCCCCTGCCCGCCGGGGGTTACCAGCCTGCAGGAGCTGGTGGAGGAGGCATCCGAAGAGCCGGTGCCCCCAGACTTATCCACGCCCAGGGACATGATGGACACCTGCCTCTACATCTTCACCTCGGGCACCACAG GGCTGCCCAAGGCTGCCCGCATCAGCCACCACAAGTCCATCATGTGCCTTGGCTTCTACCGCCTGGTGGGGGCCTCCAGCAAGGACGTGATCTACGTGGCTCTGCCCCTGTACCACATGTCGGGCTCCCTGCTGGGCATCGTCGGCTGCATCGGGATCG GTGCCACATGTGTGCTGAAGAGGAAGTTCTCAGCCAGCCAGTTCTGGGGCGACTGCCAGCACTACGGGGTGACGGTGTTCCAGTACATCGGGGAGCTGTGTCGCTACCTTGTCAACCAGCCCAAG agAGAAGGGGAGCGGAATCACAGCCTGCACCTGGCCGTGGGCAGTGGGCTGCGGCCCGACGTCTGGCGGGAATTCCTGCAGCGCTTCGGCAACATCCGCATCGTGGAGACCTACGGCATGACCGAGGGCAACATCACCTTCTTCAACTACACCAGCAccctgggggctgtggggcgCGGCAGCTTCCTCTACAag CTCTTCTCCCCCTTCGAGCTGGTGCGCTACGACGTGCTGCGGGGGGCGCCGGTGCGGGACGCGGCCGGGTGGTGCCAGCGTGTCAGCCCAG GCGAGACGGGGCTGCTGATCGCGCCGGTGACGCCCCAGAACCCCTTCCTGGGCTACGCGGGCGGCAGGGAGCTCTCGGAGCACAAGGTGCTGCACGGGGTCTTCACCGCGGGAGACGCCTACTTCAACACGGGCGACCTCATGGTCCACGACGCTGCCCAGTTCGTGTATTTCCGGGACCGTACCGGGGACACCTACAG GTGGAAGGGTGAGAACGTGGCGACGACGGAGGTGGCCGAGGCTCTGGCCGCGCTGGACTCGCTGCAGGAAGTCAATGTCTACGGGGTCGCTGTGCCAG GATCACCTGGCCACGACCCAGACCTTCAAACAGCACAAGGTGCGTCTGGCCAGCGAGGGCTGCGACCCCACGCGCCTCCCAGACCCGCTGTACCTGCTGGACGACGCCTCGGAGGCCTACGTGCCCCTGACCCCGCGGCTCTGGGAGGGCGTCATCTCGGGGGCTGTCCGGATATAACC CCCTCGCCCCACCCGCCTCGGGCGCCCTCTGGCTGGGGGTCACCTGGGgagactacaagtcccagcatgcaTGGCTCAGCACCGTTGCATGTTGGGAGCTGTAGTCCCCCCTGGCCGCACCTGGGCGctttgctccctgctgctgcttggccagggccagggctctggggtgctGCCTGCCCCC GGGGAACAGGGGGAAACAGGGCTCAGGTGGCTGcagggaaggattttttcccctgctgcgccctgcccccactgcaccccatgTTTTTCACCTCCTAG